A window of Microbispora hainanensis genomic DNA:
GGCCCAGCCGTCCTTGCTCCTGACCAGGGCGTGCAGTCCCCTGGGCGCCGTCTCGGAGACGCTCATCGCTCGTGCCCCAGCCACACGTCGTACGGCTCGTCGCCCTCGCCGCCGAGGTTAAGCGTGCTCGCAACGGGCGGGTAGCCGCTCGCGACGAGCGTGTACTGCCCGCCGGTCAGGTCGGTGAAGGCGTACTCGCCGTCCTCGCCGGTGGTCGCCACGCCCACCACGTTGCCGGCGGCGTCGAGCAGCGTGACCCTGGCGTCGGCCAGCGGCACGCCGTCCTTGACGCGGACCGTGCCCCGCACCCGCGCGCCGGGCAGCAGCACGACGTCGTGCCGGGTCTGGCCGGTGCCCAGCACCTCGATCGGCACGGCGGAGGGACGGTAGGCCGCGCCGCTGACCGTGAGCGTGTAGGTGCCGGCCACGATGCCGGAGAAGGAGAAGCCGCCCTGGGCGTCGGTCGCGCTGCTGGCCACGACCTCGCCGCGTACGTCGGTCACGACGACCACCGCGTCGGCGACCGGCGTCCCGTCCGCGCCGCGTACGGTGCCGACGAGCCGGCCCGAGGCCGCGAGCACCATGTCATAGTCGACCGGCTGGTCGCCCACGACCAGCGTCGCGACCTGCGGCTCCCGGTCGCCCGCCGATGCGATCAGCACGTACGTCCCGCTGCCGGGCGCCTGGAGCACGTAGCCCCCGTCGTCCTGGGTGACCGTACGGCCGAGCTGGTGGCCGCGTACGTCGATCAGCGTGAGCGTGGCGCGGCCCACGGGCACGCCGTCCCGGCCCTTGACGAACCCGCGGATGTCCACGCCGGGCCCGTGCGCGTCCATCGCCAGAGCGGCGTACGGCTGGGCCTGGGTGGCGGTGAGGACCTGCGCGTTCGGGGCCTGCGTGGTCAGAGACTGTGCGTTCAGGGCCTGCGTGGTCAGAGGCTGTGCGTTCAGGGGCTCGATGGCGGTGGCGTGGCCGTTCGGCGACGCCGGCTCGGCCCCGGCCGCCGTGACCGGCCGCTGCCTGTCGTGCTGCTGCCTGTCCCGCTGGGCGTGGCGTCCGGTCACGGCGCCGTTCCGCTGGGGCGCGGTCTCGGGTCCGGGCGTCTCGCCGGCCTCCGCCGCGTCGGCGCGTACGGTGATCGCGCTGGTCCGCAGCGGGACCTCCTTGATGAACAGCACGGCGATCAGCGCGAGGAGGGAGAGCGGCGCCGCGTAGAGGAACAGGTCGCCGATGCCGTGGCCGTACGCGCCCTCCACAGCCGTGCGGATCGGGGCGGGCAGCGCGGACAGCTTCGGGATCGCGCCGGCCTCCTGGCCGGTGCCGCCCTGCACGCCCAGCGCGGCCAGGGCGTCCTCCAGGTAGTGCTTGACGCGGTCGCCCATCAGGGCGCCGAGGGCCGAGACGCCGATCGCGCCGCCGAGGGAGCGGAAGAACGAGACGACCGAGCTGCCCGCGCCCAGGTCCTCCGCGCGCACCTGGTTCTGCACCGCGAGGACGAGGTTCTGCTGGCTCATGCCGATGCCGACGCCGACGCAGAACATGAAGATCGCGACGAGCCAGTAGTCGGTGTCGTACCGCAGCGTGCCCATGAGGGCGAACCCGGCGGTGAGGAAGAAGGTGCCGGAGACCAGGAAGACCTTCCAGCGGCCGGTGCGGGTGATGATCTGCCCGGAGACCGTGGAGGAGATCGCCAGGCCGAGGATCATCGGCAACGTCATCAGGCCGGCCACCGTGGGCGTCTCGCCCCGGGCGAGCTGGAAATACTGGCTGAGGAAGGTCGTGCCGCCGAACATCGCGACGCCGACCAGCACGCTGGCGATCACGCTGAGGCTGACCGTACGGGTCCGGAACAGGCGCAGCGGGACGATGGGCTCGCTCACCTTCGACTCGACCACGAGGAAGAGCAGCGCGAGCACCACCGCGCCGCCGACCATGGCGCCGGTCTGCCACGACAGCCAGTCGTACTTGGTGCCGGCGAAGGAGACCCAGATCAGCAGCAGCGAGACCGCGGCGGTGATCAGCGTCGCGCCGCCCCAGTCGATGCGTACGTCCCGCTTGAGGACCGGCAGGTTCAGGGTCTTCTGCAGCACGATCAGCGAGAGGACCGCGAACGGCACGCCGACGTAGAAGCACCAGCGCCAGCCGAGCCACGAGGTGTCGACGATGAGGCCGCCGACGAGCGGGCCGCCGATCGTGGCGACGGCGAAGACCGCGCCCAGGTAGCCGGAGTAGCGGCCGCGCTCCCGCGGCGAGATCATCGCCGCCATGATGACCTGGGTGAGCGCGGTGAGGCCGCCGGCGCCGAGGCCCTGGATCACTCGTGCCACGATCAGCATGCCGGAGTTCTGCGACAGACCGGCGATCGCCGAGCCGATGACGTAGACGGTGAGGCCGAGCTGGATGAGGATCTTCTTGCTCATCAGGTCGGCGAGCTTGCCCCAGATAGGGGTGGACACCGTCGTGGCGAGCAGGGTCGCCGTGATCACCCACGTGTAGGTGGTCTCGTTCGCGTGCAGTTCCGCCGTGATCGTGGGGAGCGCGTTCGACACGACGGTCGACGACAGGATCGCGACGAACAACCCCAGCATCAGCCCCGAGAGCGCCTCCAGGATCTCCCGGTGCGTCATCGCGGGGGCCGCCGTGTCCGGCGGCGTCTCCCTCGTCCTCGCTGTCGCCATCGAAGTCCTTCCCGATGTGATCAAACTTAGTTTCCCTAAGCAATCATATGTTGATCGTTGCTCCGGGCAACCAAATGGTCATGGCCGGGTGGCGTGCGGAAACGACGAAGGCCCTGAACCCGCAGGTCAGGGCCTTTCCGTCAGTGTCGCGCTGTGATGCGTCTCACCGGTAGTTGACGAACTGAAGGGCGATGTCGAGGTCCTTGCCCTTGAGCAGCGAGATGACCTGCTGGAGGTCGTCCTTCTTCTTGGAGCTGACCCGGAGCTCCTCGCCCTGGATCTGCGCCTTCACGCCCTTCGGGCCCTCGTCCCGGATGAGCTTGGAGATCTTCTTGGCGTTCTCCTGGTCGATGCCCTCCTTGAGGGACACCATCAGGCGATACTCCTTGCCGGACAGCTTCGGCTCGCCCGCGTCCAGGATCTTGAGGGACAGGTTGCGCTTGACGATCTTCTCCTTGAAGACGTCGAGAACCGCGTTCGCCCGCTCCTCGCTGTTCGCCTTGATCTCGATGTCCTTCTGCCCCGACCAGGAGATGCTCGCGCCGGTGCCCTTGAAGTCGAAGCGGTGCCCGACCTCCTTGACCGTCTGGTTCAGGGCGTTGTCGACCTCCTGCCGGTCGATCTTGCTCACCACGTCGAAACTGCTGTCGGCCATCGGTGTCCGTGTCCTCTCTCCGTTGCCCTTCGAGATTAGTGGCCCACGATGTGATCAGAGGTCTTTCCTCATGACGACGCGAGGCGCCACCTCTATGCCCAGGGCCCGCTCGTGCTCGACCAGCGCCGTGAGCTCCGGCCCCCACTCGTCAGGTCGTACGACCCGGAAGCCGCGCCGGGCGTACCAGGGGGCGTTCCACGGCACGTCCCGGAAGGTCGTCAGCGTCACCGCGGCGCTGCCGGCCCTGGTGGCCGCCGCGCACACGGCATCGAGGAGCCGCGTTCCGATGCCCTGGTCGCCATGATCGGGACGTACGGCGATCTGGTCGAGATGGGTCAGGCCGTCGACCACCCCGAGCAGGGCGAACCCCATCGGCGGCCGGCCCGCCACGATGACCCGCCCGGGATCATCGCACTCCTCGATGACCGTGGTGCCCGGCGGGAAGACGATGCCGAGCGGTACGAACATCCCGTCCGCCGCTTTCTCGATCTCCGCCAGGACCGCGAGGTCCGCCGGCTCGGCCTGTCTGATCACCGTTCCACTATGACCGGTGCACCGCCGCGCCCGCTTCCGGCTTTCCGGCACCCGCCGCCGGCCACGTGAGGGGCGCGGCGAAACCCATGTCACGTGCACCCGGGAAGTCCGCTATTCTTCTACCTGTCGCCGCGGCGAGCGGAAGACAAGGCAGGTTGCCCGAGTGGCCAAAGGGAGCGGTCTGTAAAACCGTCGGCTCAGCCTACCCAGGTTCGAACCCTGGACCTGCCACTAGCAGAACAGCAGCTCAGAGGCCCTCCGGGGCCTCTTCTGCTTTTCCGGCCTGTGCAGCCAGACGCCACCCTGAGCGGCCGTCTGTCGCGGGTCGCGCAATATACGTGCAATGATCTTGAGGCTGTTTCCGCAGGTCGTGCGGGCTGTCTCGCCGTGGGTATGCGCCAGGCTTACGGATGAGTCGGCGGGGACGCAACCAGCGTCTACCCGGACAGCATGAGCGGTCGAGATGGCGCCTGCATCGGTAGCGTCGTGACCATGGTGCGACGGATCGACTTCTACGACGCCCCTGCTCCGAACAGCCTGGTGCCGTCCGTCAACGTCGTCGTCACCAATGAGGCCGGCGACATCCTCATGATCCGCCGGAGTGACAACGGCAACTGGGCCGTCCCCGGCGGTGCGATCGACCTCGGTGAGTCCCTCCCGCAGGCCGCGATGAGGGAGACCCGCGAGGAGACCGGCGTGCTGTGCGAGATCACCGGCCTGGTCGGCATCTACACCGATCCTCGGCACGTGATTCTCTACACCAGCA
This region includes:
- a CDS encoding GNAT family N-acetyltransferase, which encodes MIRQAEPADLAVLAEIEKAADGMFVPLGIVFPPGTTVIEECDDPGRVIVAGRPPMGFALLGVVDGLTHLDQIAVRPDHGDQGIGTRLLDAVCAAATRAGSAAVTLTTFRDVPWNAPWYARRGFRVVRPDEWGPELTALVEHERALGIEVAPRVVMRKDL
- a CDS encoding YajQ family cyclic di-GMP-binding protein — its product is MADSSFDVVSKIDRQEVDNALNQTVKEVGHRFDFKGTGASISWSGQKDIEIKANSEERANAVLDVFKEKIVKRNLSLKILDAGEPKLSGKEYRLMVSLKEGIDQENAKKISKLIRDEGPKGVKAQIQGEELRVSSKKKDDLQQVISLLKGKDLDIALQFVNYR
- a CDS encoding NUDIX domain-containing protein; protein product: MVRRIDFYDAPAPNSLVPSVNVVVTNEAGDILMIRRSDNGNWAVPGGAIDLGESLPQAAMRETREETGVLCEITGLVGIYTDPRHVILYTSNGEAQQEFSIVLTARAVAGKPTPSSESKEVRWVPRDQVEALPMDRSEDVPTFVELDRRSRGQATFSL
- a CDS encoding MFS transporter, translated to MATARTRETPPDTAAPAMTHREILEALSGLMLGLFVAILSSTVVSNALPTITAELHANETTYTWVITATLLATTVSTPIWGKLADLMSKKILIQLGLTVYVIGSAIAGLSQNSGMLIVARVIQGLGAGGLTALTQVIMAAMISPRERGRYSGYLGAVFAVATIGGPLVGGLIVDTSWLGWRWCFYVGVPFAVLSLIVLQKTLNLPVLKRDVRIDWGGATLITAAVSLLLIWVSFAGTKYDWLSWQTGAMVGGAVVLALLFLVVESKVSEPIVPLRLFRTRTVSLSVIASVLVGVAMFGGTTFLSQYFQLARGETPTVAGLMTLPMILGLAISSTVSGQIITRTGRWKVFLVSGTFFLTAGFALMGTLRYDTDYWLVAIFMFCVGVGIGMSQQNLVLAVQNQVRAEDLGAGSSVVSFFRSLGGAIGVSALGALMGDRVKHYLEDALAALGVQGGTGQEAGAIPKLSALPAPIRTAVEGAYGHGIGDLFLYAAPLSLLALIAVLFIKEVPLRTSAITVRADAAEAGETPGPETAPQRNGAVTGRHAQRDRQQHDRQRPVTAAGAEPASPNGHATAIEPLNAQPLTTQALNAQSLTTQAPNAQVLTATQAQPYAALAMDAHGPGVDIRGFVKGRDGVPVGRATLTLIDVRGHQLGRTVTQDDGGYVLQAPGSGTYVLIASAGDREPQVATLVVGDQPVDYDMVLAASGRLVGTVRGADGTPVADAVVVVTDVRGEVVASSATDAQGGFSFSGIVAGTYTLTVSGAAYRPSAVPIEVLGTGQTRHDVVLLPGARVRGTVRVKDGVPLADARVTLLDAAGNVVGVATTGEDGEYAFTDLTGGQYTLVASGYPPVASTLNLGGEGDEPYDVWLGHER